Proteins encoded in a region of the Planococcus citri chromosome 1, ihPlaCitr1.1, whole genome shotgun sequence genome:
- the mRpL53 gene encoding uncharacterized protein mRpL53: protein MALKFTGTRTRSAGIFDAIRKQLKSLTLEPAKKVTFQFDPFEQNATSMRHFLYVISGPTALRTNPSCKIKTEIVCDRREPTIDVALSNGESVLFKCRHLDHLDMITLFNKYVSALAPKKVEVVTSAIQSKIARKVLKK, encoded by the exons ATGGCCTTAAAATTTACTGGAACAAGAACGCGCTCAGCTGGTATATTCGATGCGATTAGAAAACAATTGAAATCGTTAACTCTAGAACCAgcaaaaaaagtaacatttcaATTCGACCCTTTCGAACAGAATGCAACTTCTATGAG GCATTTTTTATACGTTATCAGCGGTCCAACAGCTCTTAGAACGAATCCTAGTTGCAAAATAAAAACCGAAATAGTTTGTGATAGAAGAGAACCAACGATCGATGTAGCTTTga GTAATGGAGAATCTGTACTGTTCAAATGCAGACATCTAGATCATTTGGATATGATAACATTATTCAACAAATACGTATCAGCGTTAGCTCCTAAAAAAGTAGAAGTCGTTACTTCGGCAATTCAAAGTAAAATCGCtagaaaagtgttgaaaaagtag